A region of Nocardioides sp. JS614 DNA encodes the following proteins:
- a CDS encoding phospho-sugar mutase, whose translation MTSADVSSLLRTARAWVADDPDDQTRAELEAVIAEVESGGPADDLRDRFAGTLEFGTAGLRGALGAGSNRMNRVVVIRAAAGLAAYLKDTGTERGSVVIGYDARHNSDVFARDTAEVMTGAGLTAYLLPRPLPTPLLAYAIRELGCAAGVMVTASHNPPQDNGYKVYLGDGSQIVPPADAEIAARIAAVGAVADVPRGSGGTVLEEEIVDRYLDTVAGLAEDGPRDLSVVYTPLHGVGGTTVQRVLEAAGFSEPAVVVQQELPDADFPTVAFPNPEEPGAMDLAMELARARGADLVVANDPDADRCAAAVPGPHSWRMLRGDEVGALLAHALLSRGKQGTYATSIVSSSLLGKMARAAGRPYAETLTGFKWIGRVEGLAFGYEEALGYCVDPEHVKDKDGVSALLLLCELAAAAKAEGRGLVDLLDDLAVEHGLHATDQLSVRVSDLGEIAAAMARLRATPPAALGGLAVERAEDLSTGSADLPPTEGLRYLLADGARVVVRPSGTEPKLKCYLEVVVPVDAEGGVDAARIAAAGRLDALRDGIKQAAGI comes from the coding sequence ATGACCTCCGCCGATGTGAGCAGCCTGCTCCGGACCGCCCGTGCCTGGGTGGCCGACGACCCCGACGACCAGACCCGTGCCGAGCTCGAGGCGGTGATCGCGGAGGTGGAGTCGGGCGGTCCCGCCGACGACCTGCGCGACCGCTTCGCCGGGACCCTCGAGTTCGGCACCGCCGGGCTGCGTGGCGCGCTCGGCGCGGGTTCCAACCGGATGAACCGGGTCGTGGTGATCCGCGCCGCGGCCGGGCTCGCGGCGTACCTCAAGGACACCGGCACCGAGCGCGGCTCCGTGGTGATCGGGTACGACGCGCGGCACAACTCCGACGTCTTCGCGCGCGACACCGCGGAGGTGATGACGGGCGCCGGGCTGACCGCCTACCTCCTGCCGCGGCCGCTGCCGACGCCGCTGCTGGCCTACGCGATCCGCGAGCTCGGCTGCGCCGCGGGCGTGATGGTGACGGCGAGCCACAACCCGCCGCAGGACAACGGCTACAAGGTCTACCTCGGCGACGGCAGCCAGATCGTCCCGCCCGCCGACGCCGAGATCGCGGCGCGGATCGCGGCGGTCGGCGCGGTGGCCGACGTCCCGCGCGGGAGCGGCGGCACCGTGCTCGAGGAGGAGATCGTCGACCGCTACCTCGACACCGTGGCGGGGCTCGCCGAGGACGGCCCGCGCGACCTGTCGGTCGTCTACACCCCGCTGCACGGCGTGGGCGGTACGACGGTCCAGCGGGTGCTCGAGGCCGCAGGCTTCTCCGAGCCCGCGGTCGTCGTCCAGCAGGAGCTGCCCGACGCCGACTTCCCGACCGTCGCGTTCCCGAACCCCGAGGAGCCGGGCGCGATGGACCTGGCGATGGAGCTGGCCCGGGCGCGCGGTGCGGACCTGGTCGTCGCGAACGACCCGGACGCGGACCGGTGCGCGGCGGCCGTGCCCGGCCCGCACAGCTGGCGGATGCTGCGCGGCGACGAGGTCGGGGCGCTGCTCGCCCACGCGCTGCTGAGCCGCGGCAAGCAGGGCACCTACGCCACCAGCATCGTGTCGTCGAGCCTGCTCGGGAAGATGGCGAGGGCGGCCGGCCGGCCCTACGCCGAGACCCTGACCGGCTTCAAGTGGATCGGCCGGGTCGAGGGGCTCGCGTTCGGCTACGAGGAGGCGCTCGGCTACTGCGTCGACCCCGAGCACGTGAAGGACAAGGACGGCGTCTCCGCCCTGCTGCTGCTCTGCGAGCTCGCGGCCGCCGCGAAGGCCGAGGGCCGCGGGCTGGTGGACCTGCTCGACGACCTGGCCGTCGAGCACGGCCTGCACGCGACCGACCAGCTCTCGGTACGGGTCTCCGACCTCGGCGAGATCGCCGCGGCGATGGCCCGGCTGCGGGCGACCCCGCCCGCCGCGCTCGGCGGGCTCGCCGTCGAGCGCGCGGAAGACCTGTCGACCGGCAGCGCGGACCTGCCGCCGACCGAGGGGCTGCGCTACCTGCTGGCCGACGGCGCGCGCGTCGTGGTGCGCCCGAGCGGCACCGAGCCGAAGCTGAAGTGCTACCTCGAGGTCGTGGTGCCCGTCGACGCCGAAGGCGGAGTGGATGCGGCCCGGATCGCTGCCGCCGGCCGGCTCGACGCGCTGCGTGACGGCATCAAGCAGGCTGCCGGCATCTAG
- the deoC gene encoding deoxyribose-phosphate aldolase, whose protein sequence is MSSTPTILDPAFEDVTRSEASLRRFLHGLPGVDQVGAEARAAGLATRSIKTSAKEFALDLAIRMVDLTTLEGQDTPGKVRALSAKAMRPDPSDPTCPATAAVCVYPDMVGIAKQALGTSGVHVAAVATAFPSGRAALDIKLADVRDAVDAGADEIDMVIDRGAFLAGRYQHVYDEIVAVREACRRENGEGAHLKVIFETGELQTYDNVRRASWLAMMAGAHFIKTSTGKVQPAATLPVTLVMLQAVRDFRGATGRMVGVKPAGGIRTAKDAIKYLVMVNEVAGEDWLDPDWFRFGASTLLNDLLMQRTKMKTGRYSGPDYFTLD, encoded by the coding sequence GTGAGCAGCACCCCCACCATCCTCGACCCCGCGTTCGAGGACGTCACCCGGTCGGAGGCGTCCCTGAGGAGGTTCCTCCACGGCCTGCCGGGCGTCGACCAGGTCGGCGCCGAGGCCCGCGCCGCCGGGCTCGCGACGCGGTCGATCAAGACCAGCGCCAAGGAGTTCGCCCTCGACCTCGCGATCCGGATGGTCGACCTGACCACCCTGGAGGGCCAGGACACCCCCGGCAAGGTCCGGGCCTTGTCCGCGAAGGCGATGCGCCCCGACCCCTCCGACCCGACCTGCCCGGCGACCGCCGCCGTCTGCGTCTACCCCGACATGGTCGGCATCGCGAAGCAGGCGCTCGGCACCAGCGGCGTGCACGTCGCCGCGGTCGCGACGGCGTTCCCCAGCGGCCGCGCCGCCCTCGACATCAAGCTCGCCGACGTCCGCGACGCGGTCGACGCCGGCGCCGACGAGATCGACATGGTCATCGACCGGGGCGCGTTCCTCGCCGGGCGCTACCAACACGTGTACGACGAGATCGTCGCCGTCCGCGAGGCGTGCCGCCGAGAGAACGGCGAGGGCGCCCATCTCAAGGTGATCTTCGAGACCGGCGAGCTGCAGACCTACGACAACGTCCGCCGCGCGAGCTGGCTGGCGATGATGGCCGGCGCGCACTTCATCAAGACCTCGACCGGCAAGGTCCAGCCGGCCGCCACCCTGCCGGTGACGCTGGTGATGCTCCAGGCCGTCCGCGACTTCCGCGGGGCCACCGGGCGGATGGTCGGCGTCAAGCCGGCCGGCGGCATCCGCACCGCCAAGGACGCCATCAAGTACCTCGTGATGGTCAACGAGGTCGCCGGTGAGGACTGGCTCGACCCCGACTGGTTCCGCTTCGGCGCCTCCACGCTGCTGAACGACCTGCTCATGCAGCGCACCAAGATGAAGACCGGCCGCTACTCCGGTCCCGACTACTTCACGCTGGACTGA